One Panicum virgatum strain AP13 chromosome 9K, P.virgatum_v5, whole genome shotgun sequence genomic region harbors:
- the LOC120652347 gene encoding uncharacterized protein LOC120652347, with amino-acid sequence MRKSAAREQRRGERGRRRAAREKLASRRAGRARRREGREGRAGGREGRAGGKGGWISRRPIDVPPIHYSLSSLRGTAASAPPPRPPLRHGPAPAVAAGVPRPPRASSTASTLLLCSATHPQASAFRMSETESAAADVAAVDVAADPESHLKRKSNDIGWQWGRLFDPNNYSKVKCLLCGHESSGGINRFKQHLACEGTGVLHCPKATPEIKQKCKEDLDRPRKKKRDKAQAEADLRGGVVIAGREGNTRCEVKKGKGCNSHYVEYSFLEECSTLP; translated from the exons ATGCGGAAAAGCGCCGCACGCGAGCAAAGAAGGGGAGAAAGAGGCCGCAGGCGCGCCGCGCGGGAAAAATTGGCGAGCAGGCGGGCGGGAAGGGCGCGCAGGCGGGAAGGGCGGGAAGGGCGCGCAGGCGGGCGGGAAGGGCGCGCAGGCGGGAAGGGCGGGTGGATTAGTCGAAGGCCAATCGATGTGCCTCCAATCCACTATTCTCTCTCATCTCTCCGCGGAACTGCTGCGtccgcccctccgccgcggccacccCTCCGCCACGGGCCTGCCCCTGCAGTCGCCGCTGGCGTGCCGCGTCCGCCGCGAGCCTCCTCCACCGCGTCTACtctgctcctctgctccgcgACCCACCCTCAGGCTTCAGCCTTCAG GATGTCTGAGACAGAGAGTGCTGCTGCTGATGTTGCTGCTGTTGATGTTGCTGCTGATCCTGAGAGTCATCTTAAGAGGAAATCAAATGATATTGGATGGCAGTGGGGAAGGCTATTTGATCCAAACAACTATAGTAAAGTGAAGTGCCTTCTTTGCGGCCATGAGAGCTCAGGAGGCATTAATCGATTCAAGCAGCACCTTGCATGTGAAGGGACTGGTGTTCTCCATTGCCCAAAAGCAACACCTGAAATCAAACAAAAGTGCAAAGAAGATCTTGATAGaccaagaaagaagaaaagagataAGGCGCAGGCAGAGGCAGATTTGAGAGGTGGTGTGGTGATTGCAGGAAGAGAAGGAAATACCAGATGTGAAGTCAAGAAAGGGAAAGGATGCAACAGCCACTATGTTGAGTACTCCTTTCTGGAAGAGTGTAGCACTTTGCCTTAA